The following coding sequences are from one Granulicella sp. L56 window:
- a CDS encoding glycosyl hydrolase family 39: MKLTSCRLLSVGSAILLSACICISSPAQSSTSQMTTLRIDAKAATTPFPHFWEQTFGSGRAILSLRQGYREDLRTVKQATDFKSVRFHGIFMDDVGLYDPDRRPIKFAQMTNADVAASSDSGVYNFSYVDQIYDGLLANGVRPFVELSFMPKKMASDPNALHAFWYKQNVSPPKNYAEWDNMITAFVQHLVNRYGIDEVAQWDFEVWNEPNIDFWAGNPKQPTYFELYDHTARAIKKVNARLRVGGPSTAQAAWVADFLAHCKKDNVPVDFVSTHVYGNDTAKNVLGTDEDIPRDHMVARAVKMVHDEILASPYPKIPLIMSEYNASYANEPNVTDSVYMGPWLASNISQCDGLTQSMSYWSFSDVFEEQGVTRTPFYGGFGLIAEDDIPKPALNAFAMLHQLGERRIKLDSDSALATRHEDGSLAIALWNYAAPYGSGPAYTPPPADPGPSKAFTVKLEGVSSNAAIQIWRLDVDHGNVIKTYDAMGRPAFPTRDQIAKLREAGKASPPESSSLKNGSLTITIPPQGLVLITTR, encoded by the coding sequence ATGAAACTAACCTCTTGCCGCCTGCTGTCAGTCGGCTCTGCAATCCTTCTCTCTGCCTGCATCTGCATTTCATCTCCGGCTCAATCTTCCACATCACAAATGACAACCCTCCGCATCGACGCCAAAGCAGCTACCACGCCCTTCCCTCATTTCTGGGAGCAGACCTTCGGTTCAGGCCGCGCGATCCTCTCGCTGCGGCAGGGCTACCGCGAAGACCTCCGCACCGTGAAGCAAGCTACGGACTTTAAGTCCGTTCGCTTCCATGGCATCTTCATGGACGACGTAGGTCTCTACGACCCCGACCGTAGACCCATCAAATTTGCCCAGATGACGAACGCCGACGTAGCCGCGTCATCCGATTCAGGCGTCTATAACTTCTCCTACGTCGATCAAATCTACGATGGCCTACTCGCCAACGGCGTTCGCCCCTTCGTCGAATTGAGCTTCATGCCCAAGAAGATGGCCTCTGATCCCAACGCGTTGCACGCCTTCTGGTACAAGCAGAACGTCTCCCCGCCGAAGAACTATGCCGAGTGGGACAACATGATCACAGCCTTCGTCCAGCATCTCGTCAATCGCTACGGCATCGACGAGGTCGCGCAGTGGGACTTCGAGGTATGGAACGAGCCCAACATCGACTTCTGGGCCGGCAATCCTAAACAGCCAACCTACTTTGAGCTATACGACCACACCGCCCGCGCCATCAAGAAGGTCAACGCTCGCCTACGCGTCGGTGGGCCATCGACCGCGCAGGCCGCATGGGTCGCGGACTTCCTGGCGCACTGCAAGAAGGACAACGTTCCCGTCGACTTCGTCAGCACCCACGTCTACGGCAACGACACCGCGAAAAACGTCCTCGGCACCGATGAGGACATTCCCCGCGATCACATGGTAGCCCGCGCCGTAAAGATGGTGCACGACGAGATCCTCGCCTCACCCTATCCGAAGATCCCGCTCATCATGAGCGAGTACAACGCCAGCTACGCCAACGAGCCCAACGTCACCGACTCCGTCTACATGGGCCCATGGCTCGCCAGCAACATCAGCCAGTGCGACGGCCTCACCCAGTCCATGAGCTACTGGTCCTTCTCCGACGTCTTCGAGGAACAGGGCGTCACACGTACACCGTTCTATGGCGGCTTCGGTCTCATCGCCGAAGACGACATCCCCAAGCCCGCGCTCAATGCCTTCGCCATGCTGCATCAGTTAGGCGAGCGCCGCATCAAGCTTGACTCCGACTCAGCGCTCGCCACCCGTCACGAAGACGGTTCGCTCGCCATCGCTCTCTGGAACTACGCCGCACCCTACGGCAGCGGCCCAGCCTACACACCGCCACCTGCTGACCCCGGCCCATCCAAAGCCTTTACCGTAAAACTCGAAGGCGTCTCTTCCAACGCGGCGATACAGATCTGGCGGCTTGACGTCGACCACGGCAACGTCATCAAGACCTACGACGCCATGGGCCGCCCCGCATTCCCCACCCGCGACCAGATCGCCAAACTTCGCGAAGCAGGCAAAGCCTCACCACCAGAATCCTCTTCGCTTAAGAATGGCAGCCTCACCATCACCATCCCACCGCAAGGACTTGTCCTGATCACAACCCGCTAG
- a CDS encoding carboxypeptidase regulatory-like domain-containing protein, translated as MNARNPRFFLRFALIALALYLSVPAHAQFSASLSGTVQDSTGAIIPNAAVTLTDPATHQSQKATTSSSGVYHFSELPPAHYTLAVTATGFKASTFADVALAAETPRNLNVTLNTGDVSETVTVNANEVSALQNADASVGSTISSEAIQKLPIIGGNPYELLRTSPGITGDGARAGNGNAVFLPNGGGPGGSARGIFQTENQTQISANGQPVAANTYSVDGVTVDSLTHGGAAVVTPNQEAIGQITVLSTSYDAADGRNSGAQIKVVTKSGTNDLHGSLFFLYDEPGLNAFAKYGGPDEQLPLRVETKQRTYDASIGGPIIKDKLFGFASYSGFGYDGNTTVSQYVETPDYRALIPTVRPGGITTSILTSAGVTPRIINLLPIDCSDYANNQSLYAPVNGMTQTAAGGPYCNPIGGGVDIGSPTRGGASQLGVYTPSAATNPATYIGGGLDQKPDIDYAQLLVPNHSRGNQFNGRIDWYATQKDQFAGSFYITKLDNYGTSGAADSRPQSDVPFKPLNTAVTLIYIHTFSPSWLNELRGNSTRFAENALRDGAGTVNYGIPNINVQGMPFANTLNFGVTQSSSNPAIFAENTYEVRDQVTHTFGSHILRIGGEIRFEQDNDKLSGTTRPVYSMQGLWNFANDAPIYEGITASTLTGGAPNTQLYLRSKDIAGYVQHDWKVTPTFTLNTGFRYEIYTPISNKTGNVSKPVLGPPGSELSGMTLVPTHDLYNTDYGHYAPKIGFAWTPAIYNNNVVLRGGFAVAYNHLDAGLFNTQAIDNVPGAATFNVCCGQDTSPFAGGQIKYALGTSNAADSYPANPAFAGGVNANGFPANGAQIELYGVGGRIRNPVSYLYSLDTQTQLPSKIVLTVGYGGSLARHNPRLVNQNFLYNNTGAPTYAAYFAQTDSVQAYNSLNVRVARTLSHGFQIEGSYTFSKNMDQVSNGDGANSNANQTNPADNKSEYGPSDYDTRNRATISGLYTTPKVHSSNFLVKALADGWQVNGIASLHSGFPWTPVTYNLQSNLVPNAAVVSPTRPLAILYGSGPIGRSCSNNAYITGSNFPNRTLPGGTSGTAGGQNYFNTTPPTLPPGQNYVYKPGIGRNSFTGACYRDIDISLAKEVQFEGLGHTATLRFQANMFNAFNLLNLAPIQNGNSDPAANIQNADFGKATTADAGRQIEFLMRLNF; from the coding sequence ATGAACGCCAGAAATCCCCGCTTCTTCTTACGATTTGCACTCATCGCACTGGCACTTTATCTATCCGTACCGGCCCACGCACAGTTCAGCGCCAGCCTCTCCGGCACCGTGCAGGATTCAACAGGCGCCATCATCCCGAATGCGGCCGTTACGTTGACCGATCCGGCCACGCACCAGTCGCAAAAGGCGACAACGAGCAGCAGCGGCGTCTACCATTTCAGCGAGCTTCCTCCTGCGCATTACACCCTTGCCGTCACGGCAACCGGCTTCAAGGCGTCCACCTTTGCCGATGTCGCACTTGCGGCAGAGACGCCGCGCAATTTAAACGTGACCCTCAACACCGGCGATGTCTCCGAGACTGTGACCGTCAACGCAAATGAGGTCTCCGCGCTGCAAAATGCAGACGCAAGCGTCGGCAGCACCATCTCCAGCGAAGCCATTCAGAAGCTGCCGATCATCGGAGGCAATCCCTATGAGCTCCTCCGCACCTCTCCCGGCATTACCGGGGATGGCGCGCGCGCAGGCAACGGCAACGCAGTATTCCTCCCCAACGGCGGAGGCCCCGGAGGATCGGCCCGCGGCATCTTCCAGACCGAAAACCAGACCCAGATCTCAGCCAACGGCCAGCCCGTAGCCGCCAACACTTACAGCGTCGATGGCGTCACCGTCGACTCGCTCACTCACGGCGGCGCTGCTGTCGTGACGCCTAATCAGGAAGCCATCGGCCAGATCACCGTCCTCTCCACCTCCTACGACGCTGCCGACGGTCGCAACTCCGGCGCACAGATCAAGGTCGTCACCAAGAGCGGTACCAACGACCTGCACGGCTCACTCTTCTTCCTCTACGACGAGCCCGGCCTCAATGCCTTCGCCAAGTATGGCGGCCCCGACGAGCAACTTCCTCTGCGCGTCGAGACCAAGCAACGCACCTACGACGCCTCCATCGGCGGCCCCATCATCAAAGACAAGCTCTTCGGATTCGCCTCTTACTCCGGGTTCGGCTATGACGGAAACACCACGGTCTCGCAATATGTTGAGACTCCTGATTACCGTGCGCTGATCCCCACCGTTCGCCCCGGCGGTATCACCACCAGCATCCTTACCTCGGCTGGCGTCACGCCGCGCATTATCAACCTTCTTCCCATAGACTGCTCCGACTACGCCAACAATCAAAGCCTATATGCCCCCGTCAACGGCATGACGCAGACCGCTGCAGGCGGCCCTTATTGCAATCCGATAGGCGGTGGCGTAGACATCGGCTCTCCAACTCGCGGGGGAGCGTCACAGCTCGGCGTCTATACTCCCTCCGCAGCCACCAACCCCGCCACCTATATCGGCGGTGGTCTGGATCAAAAACCCGATATAGACTACGCACAGCTTCTCGTGCCCAACCACTCTCGCGGAAATCAGTTCAACGGCCGCATCGACTGGTACGCGACACAGAAGGACCAGTTCGCAGGCAGCTTCTACATCACCAAGCTGGACAACTACGGCACCAGCGGCGCAGCCGATTCACGCCCACAGTCCGACGTCCCCTTCAAACCGCTTAACACCGCCGTTACGCTCATCTATATCCACACCTTCTCGCCAAGCTGGCTCAATGAGCTGCGCGGCAACAGCACCCGCTTCGCCGAGAATGCCCTTCGCGACGGCGCAGGCACCGTCAACTACGGCATCCCCAATATCAACGTCCAGGGCATGCCCTTCGCCAATACCCTCAACTTTGGCGTCACGCAGAGCAGCAGCAATCCTGCGATCTTCGCCGAAAATACCTACGAGGTCCGCGATCAGGTCACGCACACCTTCGGTTCGCACATCCTCCGCATCGGCGGCGAGATACGTTTCGAACAAGATAACGACAAACTCTCCGGAACCACTCGCCCCGTCTACTCCATGCAGGGCCTGTGGAACTTCGCCAACGACGCTCCCATCTACGAGGGCATCACTGCCAGCACTCTTACGGGAGGCGCGCCCAACACGCAGCTCTATCTTCGCTCCAAAGATATCGCTGGGTATGTCCAGCACGACTGGAAGGTGACTCCGACCTTCACCCTCAACACCGGTTTTCGCTATGAGATCTATACGCCGATCAGCAACAAGACCGGCAACGTCAGCAAGCCTGTCCTCGGGCCTCCCGGCTCCGAACTCTCCGGCATGACGCTCGTTCCCACCCACGATCTCTACAACACCGACTACGGCCACTATGCGCCAAAGATCGGCTTTGCGTGGACCCCCGCCATCTATAACAACAACGTCGTTCTTCGCGGCGGATTCGCCGTCGCTTACAACCATCTCGATGCCGGACTCTTCAACACGCAGGCCATCGACAACGTTCCCGGCGCGGCGACCTTCAACGTCTGCTGCGGCCAGGACACGAGCCCCTTCGCAGGCGGACAGATCAAGTACGCTCTTGGCACCAGCAACGCAGCCGACAGCTATCCCGCCAACCCAGCGTTCGCAGGCGGCGTCAACGCCAACGGCTTCCCCGCCAATGGCGCGCAGATTGAGTTGTACGGCGTCGGCGGCCGCATCAGAAATCCAGTCAGCTATCTCTACTCTCTCGATACACAGACCCAGTTGCCATCGAAGATCGTGCTGACGGTCGGCTACGGCGGCAGCCTCGCCCGCCACAATCCCCGCCTGGTGAACCAGAACTTCCTCTACAACAACACCGGCGCCCCAACCTACGCAGCCTACTTCGCGCAGACCGATTCCGTTCAGGCCTACAACTCGCTCAATGTCCGCGTAGCCCGCACCCTCAGCCATGGCTTCCAGATCGAGGGCAGTTATACCTTCTCCAAGAACATGGACCAGGTCTCCAACGGTGACGGCGCCAACTCCAACGCCAACCAGACCAACCCTGCAGACAACAAGTCAGAGTATGGCCCCTCCGACTACGACACACGCAACCGAGCCACTATCTCCGGCCTCTACACAACTCCCAAAGTTCACTCCAGTAACTTCCTCGTCAAAGCCCTGGCCGATGGCTGGCAGGTAAATGGCATCGCCAGCCTGCACTCCGGCTTCCCATGGACGCCGGTTACCTACAACCTGCAATCGAACCTCGTTCCCAACGCGGCAGTTGTCTCGCCGACGCGTCCGCTGGCAATCCTCTACGGCTCAGGCCCCATCGGCCGAAGCTGCTCCAACAACGCCTACATCACCGGCTCCAACTTCCCCAACCGCACGCTGCCCGGTGGAACATCAGGTACCGCTGGCGGTCAAAACTACTTCAACACCACTCCGCCGACGCTGCCTCCCGGCCAGAACTACGTTTACAAACCCGGCATCGGTCGCAACAGCTTCACCGGCGCCTGCTACCGCGACATCGACATAAGCCTCGCCAAAGAAGTTCAGTTTGAAGGTCTGGGTCACACCGCAACTCTGCGCTTCCAGGCCAACATGTTCAACGCCTTCAACCTGCTCAACCTGGCTCCCATCCAGAACGGCAACTCCGACCCGGCAGCCAATATTCAGAACGCCGACTTCGGTAAAGCCACCACCGCCGACGCTGGACGCCAGATTGAATTCCTCATGCGACTAAACTTCTGA
- a CDS encoding glycoside hydrolase family 38 C-terminal domain-containing protein has product MNVFSRLHTVRNYAGALLASAILLAPFCLGTPANAQHRRHGVDIPSTLSPESQKVVERLGSFDYLPAESWRSHLGNVAHGEAADLDDSSWPVVKPGSQGGTDAVWYRQLVEIPKTLNGYDLTGARIWFKFNARGDRSMPQIIYFNGRRVALGDDLEPIVLFDNAKPGDKILVAVKLLPTVGEKRFGGSMLKIDFASNRPDPSDLQDEFISTALLIPSLSKNATQDFATLQKAIAAVDLTALDADNQTKFDASLTEAKNEIEPLKPMLQQATFHLTGNSHIDAAWLWPRTETVDVVKRTFGSALQLMNEYPNYTYTQSAAQYNEWMLEKYPEMNAEIKKRIKEGRWEVVGGMWVEPDLNMPDGESQVRSILLGKRWFQKEYGVDVRIGWNPDSFGYNWQLPQIYKRSGIDYFVTQKMTWNDTNQLPLKLFWWEAPDGSKVLTYFPEGYGNTDLGPVRLSTDLVSARKRSPGLDSMMDLYGVGDHGGGATRSVLDQGDHWAESNKIIPNMKYGLAQPFFTHVEQEIASDSPTWDYKTIAKGYTYPTPEEGKIHIPTWKDELYLEYHRGVFTTQANHKRNMRDSEEWTINAEKYASLAWLNGDSYPNNRFTDAWEKITFNQFHDLAAGSGIGIIYKDAQKDYDQVRWETNEASTKALHTLSSEVDTRTPLGVPVFVFNPLAWERSGAVEVDVQLPSASSNGVSVLDSNNHVLPSEVLSTDAKTNSYKLLVDAKNVPSLGYEVLHVVAGTKPFVSDLKTSGLTLENAALRVVVDPSNGCITSLFDKKSNFETLAKGACGNQLQTFKDTPKDYDAWNIDPGTLDHNTPISAVDSVQLVDKGPMRATIRVTRTWQSSKFVQDITLYAGSDKVVVGNDIDWHETHVLLKAAFPLAASGPEATYEIPYGTIQRATTRNNSWEKARFEVPAIRWADLGDQQHGFSLINATKYGYDGQDNVLRLSLLRSPVSPDAEADRGPHHFSYELYPHAGTWKSALTERAGYEFNYKLRASQVESHTGSLPREHSYIAVSPDNVVLTAVKKAEDDNSLIFRVFEWAGKQSDVVFTLPKGATSATETDLMEKPIGSPLTVSGDKVTVPIHPYEILTIRADYPHAQTEAQNNK; this is encoded by the coding sequence ATGAACGTTTTTTCGCGTCTCCATACGGTACGCAACTACGCTGGGGCACTGCTGGCTTCGGCGATATTGCTCGCACCGTTCTGCCTCGGCACCCCTGCCAACGCCCAGCATCGCAGACATGGCGTTGATATTCCGTCAACGCTCTCCCCCGAGTCGCAAAAGGTCGTCGAGCGGCTCGGCTCCTTTGACTATCTGCCCGCCGAGTCATGGCGCTCACACCTCGGCAACGTCGCCCATGGCGAAGCCGCCGATCTGGACGACAGCAGTTGGCCGGTGGTAAAGCCCGGTAGCCAGGGGGGCACCGACGCGGTCTGGTATCGCCAGCTTGTGGAGATTCCCAAGACGCTCAATGGCTATGACCTGACCGGGGCGCGCATCTGGTTCAAGTTCAACGCCCGTGGCGATCGCTCCATGCCGCAGATCATCTACTTCAATGGCCGCCGCGTCGCTCTCGGCGACGACCTTGAGCCGATCGTCCTCTTCGACAACGCCAAGCCCGGCGACAAGATTCTGGTCGCGGTCAAGCTGCTTCCCACCGTCGGCGAGAAGCGGTTCGGCGGCTCGATGCTGAAGATCGACTTCGCCTCCAACCGGCCCGACCCGTCGGATCTTCAGGATGAGTTCATCTCGACCGCTCTGCTGATCCCGTCGCTCTCCAAAAATGCGACCCAGGATTTCGCCACGCTCCAGAAAGCCATCGCCGCAGTCGACCTGACCGCACTGGACGCAGACAACCAGACGAAGTTCGATGCCTCTCTGACCGAAGCGAAAAATGAGATCGAGCCGCTCAAGCCCATGCTTCAGCAGGCGACCTTCCATCTCACCGGCAACTCGCACATCGACGCCGCTTGGCTTTGGCCCCGCACCGAGACCGTCGACGTGGTGAAGCGCACCTTCGGTTCCGCATTGCAGTTGATGAACGAGTATCCGAACTACACCTATACCCAGTCCGCCGCGCAATACAACGAGTGGATGCTTGAGAAGTACCCCGAGATGAACGCCGAGATCAAGAAGCGCATCAAGGAAGGCCGATGGGAGGTTGTCGGCGGCATGTGGGTCGAGCCCGACCTCAACATGCCTGACGGCGAATCGCAGGTGCGCTCCATCCTGCTCGGCAAACGCTGGTTCCAGAAAGAGTATGGAGTGGATGTTCGCATCGGTTGGAACCCCGACTCCTTCGGTTACAACTGGCAGCTTCCCCAGATCTACAAGCGTTCCGGCATCGACTACTTTGTCACCCAGAAGATGACATGGAATGACACCAACCAGCTTCCTCTCAAGCTCTTCTGGTGGGAGGCGCCGGACGGCAGCAAGGTGTTGACCTACTTCCCCGAGGGCTATGGAAACACCGACCTCGGTCCGGTGAGACTATCGACTGACCTGGTTTCGGCGCGCAAGCGTTCCCCCGGACTCGACTCGATGATGGACCTGTATGGCGTCGGCGATCATGGCGGCGGCGCAACCCGCTCCGTGCTTGATCAAGGCGACCATTGGGCGGAATCGAACAAGATCATTCCCAACATGAAGTATGGTCTCGCACAGCCTTTCTTCACCCACGTCGAGCAGGAGATTGCCAGCGATTCTCCTACGTGGGACTACAAAACCATCGCCAAGGGATACACCTATCCGACACCCGAGGAAGGCAAGATCCACATCCCGACCTGGAAGGATGAGCTCTATCTCGAATACCACCGCGGAGTCTTCACCACCCAGGCCAACCACAAGCGCAATATGCGCGACAGCGAAGAGTGGACAATCAACGCAGAGAAGTACGCTTCGCTGGCATGGCTCAACGGCGACTCCTATCCCAACAATCGGTTCACCGACGCATGGGAGAAGATCACCTTCAACCAGTTCCACGACCTCGCCGCAGGCTCCGGAATCGGCATCATTTATAAGGATGCCCAGAAGGACTACGATCAGGTTCGCTGGGAGACCAACGAAGCCTCGACCAAGGCACTCCATACCCTCTCGTCTGAAGTAGATACGCGCACACCCCTCGGTGTTCCCGTATTCGTCTTCAATCCGCTTGCATGGGAGCGTTCCGGCGCCGTAGAAGTTGACGTTCAGTTGCCATCGGCATCGTCGAACGGTGTCTCCGTCCTTGACTCGAACAACCACGTCCTGCCTTCGGAGGTGTTGTCCACCGATGCGAAGACCAATAGCTACAAGCTGCTGGTCGATGCAAAGAACGTACCTTCCCTGGGCTACGAGGTCTTGCACGTCGTTGCCGGAACCAAGCCGTTCGTCAGCGATCTGAAGACCAGCGGATTGACTCTGGAAAACGCGGCGCTTCGCGTCGTCGTTGACCCCTCGAACGGTTGCATCACCAGCCTCTTCGATAAGAAGTCGAACTTCGAGACGCTGGCCAAGGGTGCCTGTGGCAATCAGCTCCAGACCTTCAAGGACACTCCCAAGGACTACGACGCGTGGAACATCGATCCCGGCACGCTCGATCACAACACGCCGATCAGCGCAGTTGACTCCGTTCAGCTCGTCGATAAGGGACCCATGCGCGCTACCATCCGCGTGACGCGCACCTGGCAGAGCTCGAAGTTCGTACAGGACATCACGCTCTATGCAGGTTCGGACAAAGTCGTCGTCGGCAACGATATCGACTGGCACGAGACTCACGTACTGTTGAAGGCGGCGTTCCCACTGGCAGCGTCCGGGCCGGAGGCAACATACGAGATTCCCTACGGCACCATCCAGCGCGCAACCACTCGCAACAATAGCTGGGAGAAGGCCCGCTTCGAGGTTCCAGCCATTCGCTGGGCCGACCTTGGAGATCAGCAGCACGGCTTCAGCCTGATCAACGCAACCAAGTATGGATACGACGGACAGGACAACGTTCTGCGGCTCTCGCTGCTGCGTTCTCCCGTATCGCCTGATGCTGAGGCCGATCGTGGACCACACCACTTCAGCTATGAACTCTATCCTCACGCCGGAACGTGGAAGAGCGCTCTGACCGAGCGTGCCGGATACGAGTTCAACTACAAGTTGCGTGCGAGCCAGGTCGAATCGCACACCGGCAGCCTGCCTCGCGAGCACTCCTACATCGCGGTAAGCCCGGATAATGTTGTCCTGACCGCAGTCAAGAAGGCGGAAGACGACAACAGCCTCATCTTCCGTGTCTTCGAGTGGGCAGGTAAGCAGTCCGACGTAGTCTTTACTCTACCCAAGGGCGCGACCTCCGCGACCGAGACTGACCTGATGGAGAAGCCTATCGGTTCTCCGCTGACCGTCTCTGGAGATAAGGTCACCGTCCCCATCCATCCTTACGAGATTCTGACTATCCGCGCGGACTACCCCCACGCGCAGACAGAGGCGCAGAACAACAAGTAA
- the fusA gene encoding elongation factor G: MKVYSGNDIRNVAVVGHSHSGKTTLISALLHAAKMTPTKGRVEDGSAVTAYDEEEVARRTTMANALAFAEWGGVKINLLDTPGFHMFVHEARAAMLPVETALIVVNAQIGAEAVTDRVWKYAAEVNLPRILVINQIDHPKADSRMGRLRMIELLQEKWGRQVVPVQLPIVDQHGFHGVVDLVTMKAFLYEPDGDGHGEAGKIPEPISADAKAAHEALVELVAEGKDELMEEFFREGTIPENHLIAALHEAIREDRIFPVLYASGLKNVGTDHLLDFLKVYAPAPVEREPVAAGGILTSPGTPFRAGNGEATSAPEVVQEEIVMRRVDDTEPVALYIYKTMTDPFAGRISFFKVVSGMIKTDTTVQNFTRQEPERLAHLSIMQGRKAVEVPELHAGDLGAVAKLRVTLTGDTLGDKANEIFIEPVSMPEPAMTYAIEPKTRADEDKLGPALHKLMEEDQMVRFFRDPQTSEFLVAGAGQPHIEAIVSKLKRRYHTEVTLKAPKVPYRETIRGHAEAQGRHKKQTGGHGQFGDCKIRMEPLARGSGIVFVNDIFGGSIPRQYVPAVEKGIHESAARGYLAGYPVVDFKVSLFDGSYHDVDSSEMSFKMAAHAAFRKCMELAKPALLEPVMHVEIEAPDEFAGALIGDLNSRRGRVQGMESGGAGTIVRAEVPMAEMLTYGTTLISITQGRGSFHMEMDHYDVVPQLVAEKILATAKKMVHDEAEE, translated from the coding sequence ATGAAGGTTTACTCGGGAAATGATATCCGCAATGTCGCTGTCGTGGGGCACTCCCATAGCGGCAAAACGACCCTGATCTCCGCATTGCTGCACGCCGCAAAGATGACGCCGACCAAAGGGCGGGTAGAGGATGGTTCGGCTGTAACCGCGTATGACGAAGAGGAGGTTGCGCGCCGAACGACCATGGCCAATGCCCTTGCCTTTGCCGAGTGGGGCGGGGTGAAGATCAATCTGCTCGATACTCCCGGCTTTCACATGTTTGTTCACGAGGCGCGCGCGGCCATGCTGCCGGTTGAGACCGCGCTGATCGTCGTGAATGCGCAGATCGGGGCGGAGGCTGTGACGGACCGGGTGTGGAAGTATGCGGCCGAGGTCAACCTGCCTCGCATTCTGGTCATTAATCAGATCGACCACCCCAAGGCGGACAGCAGGATGGGGCGCCTGCGGATGATCGAGCTATTGCAGGAGAAGTGGGGACGCCAGGTGGTGCCGGTGCAGTTGCCGATTGTCGATCAGCATGGCTTCCACGGTGTAGTGGACCTGGTGACGATGAAGGCGTTTCTCTATGAGCCGGATGGCGATGGGCATGGGGAGGCAGGCAAGATTCCAGAGCCGATCTCTGCCGACGCGAAGGCCGCACACGAGGCGCTCGTCGAACTGGTCGCCGAGGGCAAGGATGAATTGATGGAGGAGTTCTTTCGGGAGGGCACGATTCCCGAGAACCACCTTATCGCCGCTCTGCACGAGGCCATACGGGAAGACCGGATCTTTCCGGTCCTCTATGCCAGCGGCCTGAAAAATGTGGGCACGGACCATCTCCTTGATTTCCTGAAGGTTTATGCCCCCGCTCCGGTCGAGCGAGAGCCGGTGGCAGCGGGGGGAATCCTGACCTCGCCCGGCACGCCCTTTCGTGCGGGCAATGGCGAGGCCACGAGTGCGCCGGAGGTGGTTCAGGAAGAGATTGTCATGCGACGCGTCGACGATACGGAACCCGTTGCCCTCTATATCTATAAGACGATGACTGATCCGTTTGCTGGCAGGATCTCGTTCTTCAAGGTCGTCAGCGGCATGATCAAGACCGATACCACGGTGCAGAACTTTACCCGGCAGGAGCCGGAACGGCTGGCTCACCTCTCCATCATGCAGGGCCGCAAGGCGGTCGAAGTGCCGGAGCTACACGCAGGCGATCTTGGGGCGGTCGCCAAACTGCGGGTTACGCTTACAGGGGATACGCTCGGGGACAAGGCGAACGAGATCTTTATTGAACCGGTGTCTATGCCGGAACCGGCCATGACCTATGCCATCGAGCCGAAGACCCGCGCCGATGAAGACAAACTCGGCCCCGCTCTCCATAAGTTAATGGAAGAAGACCAGATGGTGCGGTTCTTCCGTGACCCGCAGACGAGTGAGTTTCTGGTCGCCGGTGCGGGGCAGCCTCATATTGAGGCCATCGTCTCCAAGCTGAAGCGGCGCTACCATACGGAGGTGACGCTGAAGGCCCCGAAGGTGCCTTATCGCGAGACCATCCGGGGACACGCCGAGGCGCAGGGGCGCCACAAGAAGCAGACGGGCGGGCATGGGCAGTTTGGCGATTGCAAGATACGGATGGAGCCGCTGGCACGGGGCAGCGGCATCGTCTTTGTGAACGATATTTTTGGTGGTTCGATCCCGCGGCAGTATGTCCCGGCGGTCGAGAAGGGAATCCATGAGTCGGCTGCTCGCGGCTATCTGGCGGGTTACCCTGTGGTCGACTTCAAGGTTTCGCTCTTCGACGGCAGCTATCACGACGTCGATTCCAGCGAGATGTCCTTCAAGATGGCTGCACATGCTGCATTTCGCAAATGCATGGAGCTGGCAAAGCCAGCCCTTCTTGAGCCGGTGATGCATGTTGAGATCGAGGCCCCTGACGAGTTTGCCGGTGCGCTGATCGGCGATCTAAACAGCCGTCGCGGACGGGTACAAGGCATGGAGAGCGGTGGTGCAGGAACCATTGTGCGCGCCGAAGTGCCGATGGCTGAGATGCTTACCTATGGAACGACGCTCATCTCCATCACCCAGGGACGCGGCAGTTTCCACATGGAGATGGACCATTACGATGTCGTACCTCAGCTTGTGGCGGAGAAGATATTGGCGACCGCGAAGAAGATGGTGCATGACGAGGCGGAAGAATAG